The genomic segment TTGAGGAAATTAATGGCTTCATACCAGCGCTCCTTTCCAATCAGGCACATGCCGATGCCGTACCACCCATCGGCACATTGCTCGTCCATATTGACGGCCTTGCGGTAGAGTTCGGAAGCTTTGTTGTAGTCTTTACGTTTTTCGTAGGTAGCGGCCAAGCAGCAGTACATTTCCGGCTCGGGAAAATCGCTTTCCTCTTTCAAATCAATGGCTTTTTGGTAGGACACTTCCGCTTCTTCGTAGCGTTGCAGGTTCATTTGGGCATGGCCGAGGTGATACCAAATGCTGCTTTCTTCTTCGTTCAGCGCCAGTGCGTAGTCAAAAAGCTCGATGGCTTTATGGAAACTGTTGGTTTCATTAAAGAACACCCCCGCATTTCTCCACAGGCGAAAATCTTCGGGATTTTCGTTGATGCGCTCCTCAAAAAACTTCGCTCCTTCTGCCGTGCGGTGCAAGGTTTCTAAGGAATCGGCGATGTCCAACAAGGCATTTATATTGTCGGGATTGATTTTCAGAATCTCGAACAAATGCTCTACGGAATGTTGCAATTTGCCTGAACGCAGGTACAAATCGGCTATGCGGTAATGAATGTCTTCCTTTTCATCCGTATTTTTTAGTGCCTTCAACAGGCTTTCAATGGCTTGTGAAACCATATTAAGCCCCATAAAAGCCCCTGCCTGCAATACAAACAGTTCATCCGAATCGGGGTGAAGGGCAGCTACTTTTTCTGCCAGTTCCAATGCCTGCCGATATTTGCCCAGTCCAAGCAATACGCGCACCTTTTCTATCCCCAACTCGGAAGCAAAAGGATATTGCGAAAAGGCTGCTTCGCATGCTTTAAAGGCTTTTTGCCACTGTGCGCGAATGCCGTAATGCTGGATAATATGTTCAAACTCGTGCAAATCAAAAAATACACTGGTTCCTTCTGCAAGCATCTGCTCGAATCGCTGCACCAACATATCTTCCGTTTGCGGTTCTTTTTTTCTTTTATTTGCCATTGTACCTGCTCTTAATGAGTTAGGGTTAATAATACAGCCTCTCTGATGCTCTCTGCCACGGGGCGGTAGTGCAAACCTGTTGTTGCGGTCAGTTTGCTGCCGTCGTACCGATGCATTTGACAGGCTGCTTCGGCCGTTTGCCGATTGAAAGCACCGCCCAACCATCCGCTAACAGTTCCTGCCAACTGCAACAAAGTATCGGAGATGCGTTTTTGCGGCGGCTGTTTGTTCATTGCGGCAGCTACCTGCCCAAAAAAGTCCTGAAAACTAATGGCAGCCGCGTTAAAAATAA from the Rhodoflexus caldus genome contains:
- a CDS encoding tetratricopeptide repeat protein — encoded protein: MANKRKKEPQTEDMLVQRFEQMLAEGTSVFFDLHEFEHIIQHYGIRAQWQKAFKACEAAFSQYPFASELGIEKVRVLLGLGKYRQALELAEKVAALHPDSDELFVLQAGAFMGLNMVSQAIESLLKALKNTDEKEDIHYRIADLYLRSGKLQHSVEHLFEILKINPDNINALLDIADSLETLHRTAEGAKFFEERINENPEDFRLWRNAGVFFNETNSFHKAIELFDYALALNEEESSIWYHLGHAQMNLQRYEEAEVSYQKAIDLKEESDFPEPEMYCCLAATYEKRKDYNKASELYRKAVNMDEQCADGWYGIGMCLIGKERWYEAINFLKKSVRIDSECEDYWLALAEAEWKTGNVMSALEAYQHANHLNPANPQTWLDWSGIYREQGDYMQAIGLLKSGLEECPAHADLYYRMCLYHIEAGKYKQSFSYLENALILDFDRHTVLYEWIEDINIQKALFKIISQYQR